A part of Paenibacillus sp. sptzw28 genomic DNA contains:
- a CDS encoding RNA ligase family protein — MYNFIYPMLLETAPDPFDDKRYVFQPKIDGHRAIITRHNGETHIFTRHDNEVTRLYPELWDVPVIEDVVLDGEIACHDEDGAIDFERMQTRFAVKNTDKIAAAMRHNPVTFYAFDILDLNGRDLRKLPLYERQRILADVYGGSKAFRSVLTIEGTGKGLFDVIKERNMEGIVAKRKESVYVSERSPNWLKIINWTYVDVYITGWRKQQFGWLAAVHSDAGTLRPAGVIELGVPPVAKKAFRGVVGQLITGEDNTNVYVEPRIRARVRMRNWTKAGMLRAPSFVEFIV; from the coding sequence ATGTACAATTTCATATATCCGATGTTACTGGAGACAGCGCCCGACCCGTTCGACGACAAGCGTTACGTATTCCAACCAAAAATAGACGGTCATCGCGCTATCATTACTCGCCACAACGGCGAGACACACATATTCACACGCCACGATAACGAAGTCACGCGCCTCTATCCGGAGCTATGGGACGTACCAGTGATTGAAGACGTCGTTTTAGACGGTGAAATCGCGTGCCATGACGAGGACGGCGCAATCGATTTCGAGCGGATGCAGACGCGATTTGCCGTTAAGAACACCGATAAAATAGCTGCTGCTATGCGCCATAATCCCGTTACATTCTACGCTTTCGATATCTTGGATCTGAATGGGCGGGATTTACGCAAGCTGCCGCTATACGAACGCCAACGGATCCTGGCGGACGTGTATGGTGGCTCGAAGGCGTTCAGATCCGTACTTACAATAGAGGGCACGGGTAAGGGACTGTTTGACGTGATTAAGGAGCGAAATATGGAGGGTATCGTAGCTAAGCGGAAAGAGTCTGTGTATGTTAGTGAGCGCAGCCCAAATTGGCTAAAAATCATTAACTGGACGTATGTTGACGTTTATATAACAGGATGGCGTAAGCAGCAGTTCGGATGGCTGGCTGCGGTGCACAGCGATGCTGGTACATTGCGCCCTGCCGGCGTAATAGAACTCGGCGTACCCCCGGTTGCGAAGAAAGCGTTTAGAGGCGTTGTTGGGCAGTTAATTACAGGCGAGGATAACACCAATGTCTACGTGGAACCAAGGATTAGGGCGCGCGTAAGGATGCGGAATTGGACCAAGGCAGGCATGCTGCGAGCGCCCAGTTTCGTGGAATTTATAGTATAA
- a CDS encoding S8 family serine peptidase, whose product MMRVKSIFACVVIVIALFTGAFSAAGAETAPRQAVVDPLLIQALQAAPGTPVEAIVTFRGNDAPTVSDIELLRTIGISQGAALQSLPMAGVVVTSDQVNALAASSAVRSIFFNKKLEYFNYDSTALTGVDKVRGDAGMSVENGGLPVSGKGVTVVVNDSGVDGTNKDIEFGRHLVQNVSGATNLHALSDLLPVTYSENIPNTDTNSGHGTHVAGTVGGTGAMSNGKYEGVAPGADLVGYGSGAALFILDALGGLDYSLTHQYEYGIRIITNSWGSSGDFDPEDPINIATKKAYDRGIVVTFAAGNEGPGEDTHNPYAKAPWVISVAAGDKQGKLADFSSRGVKGKKGTFMIDGQTWTWEDRPTVTAPGVDIISTRTLAPVSSLAAADDAAAIEPAYLPYYTMMSGTSMATPHVAGIVALMLDANPALSPAEVKQILQLTATNIPGTESWETGAGYVNAYAAVDYAFKAKNYGKTVNLFRRFNSNADITAARTPFMVDYNPATGSSNRFSFSVEAGKTELVVRINAYGIDETTGNPMNLVLISPGGTEYSSGVYVLFPLYTDRTVSVSTPEAGTWTVELRGVRNTAALPEEVKGTVTLKTASGFTGLSDIAGNPAEAAIKTAVSERLADGYADGSFKPNQTLIRKELANYLTMGAEIRQSLPSTASFTDVNAADLPFVEAVTAKGAAFRDRLQQQNGVLLPVSAGKFAPGAAVLRADLAYSLIQSMGLQEQASALSGLDVTVQYGDQRIPIEDAADIPEALRGYVQLALDLNILNAYFTVTQSPYDMAPTVHAVFKPGAKVTRGDFAVAITRFYNAYLAG is encoded by the coding sequence ATGATGAGAGTCAAATCGATTTTTGCGTGTGTGGTTATTGTTATTGCTTTATTCACCGGAGCGTTTTCCGCGGCAGGTGCGGAAACGGCACCCCGACAGGCGGTTGTGGATCCGCTGCTGATCCAAGCGCTGCAGGCCGCCCCCGGAACGCCTGTTGAAGCGATCGTAACCTTCAGAGGGAATGATGCCCCGACAGTATCCGATATCGAGCTTTTGAGAACGATTGGCATTAGCCAAGGAGCAGCGCTTCAATCCCTTCCGATGGCCGGCGTTGTGGTTACTTCGGATCAGGTTAATGCGCTTGCCGCAAGTTCGGCAGTCCGTTCTATCTTTTTCAATAAAAAGCTGGAATATTTCAACTACGACAGCACTGCTCTAACCGGAGTGGATAAGGTGCGTGGCGATGCCGGTATGTCCGTAGAGAACGGGGGTCTCCCTGTCTCCGGCAAAGGAGTGACCGTAGTCGTGAATGACAGCGGAGTCGACGGAACCAATAAAGACATCGAATTCGGAAGACATCTGGTGCAGAACGTAAGCGGCGCGACGAACCTTCACGCTCTCAGCGATTTGCTTCCCGTCACTTACTCGGAAAATATACCGAATACCGATACCAACTCCGGACACGGCACTCACGTGGCCGGTACGGTTGGCGGGACCGGCGCGATGTCAAACGGCAAATACGAAGGAGTGGCTCCGGGTGCCGACCTGGTAGGATACGGATCGGGGGCGGCTCTCTTCATACTGGATGCGCTGGGAGGCCTCGATTATTCTTTAACCCATCAGTATGAATATGGTATTCGAATCATTACCAACTCTTGGGGTTCCTCCGGCGATTTCGACCCTGAAGACCCTATCAATATCGCAACCAAGAAAGCGTATGACAGAGGAATCGTCGTCACTTTCGCCGCTGGAAATGAGGGTCCGGGAGAAGATACTCACAATCCTTATGCAAAAGCTCCTTGGGTCATCTCGGTTGCGGCAGGGGATAAACAAGGCAAGCTTGCGGATTTCTCGTCGCGCGGAGTCAAAGGGAAAAAAGGTACGTTCATGATAGACGGTCAAACATGGACATGGGAAGACAGGCCGACCGTAACGGCTCCAGGTGTCGATATCATCTCGACCCGGACCCTGGCTCCCGTTTCTTCCCTCGCGGCGGCTGATGACGCGGCTGCCATCGAACCGGCATATCTGCCGTATTATACGATGATGAGCGGAACATCGATGGCTACTCCGCATGTGGCAGGAATAGTCGCATTAATGCTTGATGCGAACCCGGCCTTGTCCCCGGCGGAAGTCAAACAAATTCTTCAGCTCACCGCGACCAATATCCCCGGGACTGAATCGTGGGAAACCGGAGCAGGCTATGTCAATGCATATGCGGCCGTCGATTATGCTTTCAAGGCTAAAAATTACGGAAAAACGGTAAACCTGTTCCGTCGATTCAACAGCAATGCCGACATCACTGCCGCCCGGACGCCTTTCATGGTTGACTATAACCCGGCGACAGGCAGTTCGAACCGTTTCAGCTTCTCTGTGGAGGCCGGTAAGACGGAACTGGTTGTCAGGATTAATGCATATGGAATTGACGAAACGACAGGCAATCCGATGAATCTGGTGCTGATCTCGCCGGGCGGAACCGAATACAGTTCGGGTGTCTACGTATTGTTTCCGCTCTATACGGACCGGACGGTATCGGTATCGACTCCGGAAGCGGGTACCTGGACGGTTGAACTTAGAGGGGTGAGAAACACGGCAGCACTGCCGGAAGAAGTAAAAGGGACGGTCACGTTAAAAACAGCGAGCGGATTTACCGGTCTGAGCGATATTGCGGGAAACCCGGCAGAAGCTGCGATCAAAACAGCGGTAAGCGAACGCTTGGCGGACGGTTATGCAGATGGAAGCTTCAAACCGAATCAAACGCTGATACGTAAAGAGCTGGCGAATTATTTGACGATGGGTGCGGAAATCAGACAGTCGCTTCCATCCACCGCATCTTTTACAGACGTGAATGCCGCCGATTTACCCTTCGTCGAGGCGGTAACTGCCAAAGGAGCCGCATTTAGAGATCGTCTGCAGCAGCAAAACGGAGTCTTGCTTCCTGTCTCGGCAGGAAAATTTGCTCCGGGTGCAGCCGTACTCCGCGCCGATCTGGCTTACTCGCTTATACAAAGCATGGGGCTGCAGGAACAGGCTTCCGCGCTTAGCGGTCTGGATGTTACCGTTCAGTACGGAGACCAGAGAATCCCCATCGAGGATGCGGCCGACATCCCTGAGGCCCTCAGAGGGTACGTTCAGCTTGCTTTGGATTTGAACATTTTAAACGCTTATTTCACGGTGACGCAAAGCCCTTATGATATGGCCCCTACCGTCCATGCCGTTTTTAAGCCCGGGGCAAAAGTAACCCGAGGGGATTTTGCTGTTGCGATTACCCGCTTTTACAACGCTTATTTAGCCGGTTAA
- a CDS encoding HAD family phosphatase translates to MIEAVVFDFDGLIRDSETFEFYSFQELLTEYGIELPLELYSARIGGHYNSFDPYEHLQQSLGKVLDRELLRKQRRDKYDKLIINQKARPGVQQYLEDAENLGLKIGLASSAPREWVLTNLEELELMSYFACIRTHEDAIKVKPDPELYLQVLDYFGVKPVNAIGFEDSPNGAKAAKDAGMLCVIVPNELTKNLPFDNYDLRLNSMLEMNLSSVISLLSQDSSLRGLTTT, encoded by the coding sequence ATGATTGAAGCGGTAGTATTTGATTTTGACGGGTTGATCAGAGACAGTGAAACGTTCGAGTTCTACTCATTCCAAGAACTGCTTACTGAGTACGGTATTGAACTGCCGTTGGAATTGTACAGCGCCAGAATCGGTGGACATTATAATTCCTTTGATCCGTATGAACATCTACAACAAAGTTTAGGAAAGGTACTTGATCGGGAGTTACTTAGAAAACAGCGAAGAGACAAGTATGACAAGTTGATCATCAATCAGAAGGCTCGTCCCGGGGTTCAACAATACTTGGAAGATGCCGAGAATTTAGGATTGAAAATAGGTCTGGCATCGAGCGCTCCGCGTGAGTGGGTCCTCACCAACTTGGAGGAATTGGAGCTTATGAGCTACTTTGCTTGTATCCGAACCCACGAAGATGCCATAAAGGTTAAGCCCGACCCCGAGCTCTACTTGCAGGTTTTAGATTACTTTGGAGTTAAACCGGTAAACGCAATCGGTTTTGAGGATTCGCCCAATGGAGCAAAGGCAGCGAAAGACGCCGGTATGCTTTGTGTCATAGTGCCAAATGAACTTACAAAGAATTTGCCATTTGATAATTATGACCTGCGATTAAACTCCATGCTGGAAATGAATTTATCAAGCGTCATCAGTTTGTTATCTCAAGATTCGTCCTTACGGGGCCTCACAACAACATAG
- a CDS encoding ankyrin repeat domain-containing protein produces the protein MEPKHIFNGFDLSAIEENMRKTFVYSLLGNSASLQALLSEDPGAANFVLGYFTPIHFAVRSGHSDSVRLLLKYGADITGNPIGWSDDPLTKANDRGYREIAEILKQHLDSNFRVSPTGSKLANLIKEGRIDEALRELDNSPGMINAGDERGNTPIHWAVLTRDLRLIDSLIQRGADLRAKRADGATPLQVSIEGDYWFRNGRDLSVKALRNEWFLAGYLIARGAEYDIWTAASVGDSRQVASFLQEDPSLVNTKNSVGKRPLSYAAKYGNAVMVKLLLEYGADPNAEERNAPNGSALWAAVKDNCEECVQLLLEHGADPNAVVESGGNCLFIAMRKGHHSLAKLLYTYGASMSLDAACSLGRIDLAGEIIAANPSSVNFGGDYGPLCMAVANGDMDIVKLLMRNGADLNAPWYANNYMGYAVDQGPEMLRFLLESGADPNNANWLGITYLHKAAWLGSLEFARLLIEFGADLNAVDEEYHSTPLGWAAKYGQSGMVRYLLDKGADPRLPVDQPWAQPISWARRKGYSEIADILAVASTDTDATVN, from the coding sequence ATGGAACCAAAACATATATTCAACGGCTTTGACCTTTCGGCTATTGAAGAAAACATGAGGAAAACGTTTGTATATTCTCTCCTTGGGAACAGTGCGTCCTTACAAGCACTCTTGAGTGAAGATCCGGGAGCAGCAAATTTCGTTCTGGGATATTTCACGCCAATACATTTTGCCGTCAGATCGGGGCATTCCGACTCAGTCCGGCTGCTGCTTAAGTATGGAGCGGATATTACCGGTAACCCTATCGGATGGTCGGACGACCCGCTGACAAAGGCTAACGATCGGGGATACAGAGAAATCGCAGAGATTTTAAAGCAGCACCTTGACAGCAATTTTAGAGTCTCACCCACTGGAAGCAAGCTTGCAAATTTGATAAAAGAGGGGCGTATAGATGAGGCCCTGAGGGAATTGGATAATTCCCCGGGAATGATTAATGCTGGCGATGAGCGCGGAAATACGCCGATTCACTGGGCAGTTCTTACCCGGGACCTGAGGCTTATCGACAGCTTGATTCAGCGGGGCGCGGATCTTCGCGCCAAGAGAGCGGATGGGGCTACCCCTTTGCAGGTCTCCATTGAAGGGGATTATTGGTTCAGGAATGGTCGGGATTTAAGTGTGAAGGCTTTGCGTAACGAGTGGTTCCTCGCCGGGTACCTGATAGCACGCGGGGCGGAATATGATATTTGGACCGCCGCTTCAGTCGGTGACTCCAGGCAGGTTGCTTCCTTTCTCCAAGAGGATCCGTCGCTGGTTAATACAAAAAATTCTGTAGGTAAAAGACCCCTAAGCTATGCCGCCAAATATGGGAATGCCGTTATGGTCAAACTCTTACTCGAATACGGTGCCGATCCGAATGCGGAAGAGAGAAATGCCCCGAATGGAAGTGCGCTTTGGGCAGCGGTTAAGGATAACTGCGAGGAATGTGTTCAATTACTGCTGGAGCATGGGGCGGATCCGAATGCCGTAGTGGAATCGGGGGGGAATTGTTTATTCATAGCCATGAGGAAGGGGCACCATTCATTGGCGAAGCTGCTCTACACCTATGGGGCATCCATGAGTCTCGACGCGGCATGTTCCTTGGGGAGAATCGATTTGGCAGGTGAAATCATAGCAGCGAACCCATCGTCGGTTAACTTTGGCGGCGATTACGGACCACTGTGCATGGCTGTGGCTAACGGGGACATGGATATCGTAAAATTGCTGATGCGAAACGGCGCCGATTTAAACGCGCCTTGGTATGCCAATAATTACATGGGGTATGCCGTTGATCAGGGTCCGGAAATGCTCAGGTTTCTTCTGGAGTCGGGAGCCGACCCGAATAACGCAAACTGGCTCGGTATTACCTATCTTCATAAGGCAGCCTGGCTGGGCAGCCTGGAATTTGCGCGGCTGCTTATCGAGTTCGGAGCAGACCTGAATGCTGTGGACGAAGAATACCATTCTACTCCCCTCGGCTGGGCAGCGAAATATGGGCAGAGCGGAATGGTCCGGTATCTGCTGGACAAGGGGGCAGACCCCAGGCTCCCGGTAGACCAACCGTGGGCGCAGCCGATCTCCTGGGCAAGACGGAAAGGATACTCGGAAATTGCCGATATACTGGCAGTTGCATCTACTGACACAGATGCAACTGTTAATTGA
- a CDS encoding phosphotransferase, with translation MDTQSGEDMRNTVSDNAGGGLRGVRAQPSAELSQAVHDSYGINSFTNSIDLGGSSSLNLLVIDDRRRYVIRVYRPYVTEARLADIQLARWELNVHGVPSSEVLPTLDGRQWITFEGRLVEVEKYVESDANMDSWEHLMMGLPILGRVHTILRGIPFSTEGRNPLFANHIEPQKAIGMTMQGTERIRGWGPSADSLKLADAAEELAHLVSAGERELVPMLPRQVVHGDYWHNNVFFLDGRVALISDFDFMGERARIDDLALTLYYFACSGEPVSEQQLGKLRNLIDAYDQGLDERLTSAERSALPLAIARQPLWSIGGWIALLDDEEAARRHAAGMLGEVEWALCIVRELDRWQKAFT, from the coding sequence ATGGATACTCAGAGTGGAGAAGATATGCGAAACACTGTATCGGACAATGCAGGCGGCGGTTTACGTGGTGTGCGCGCGCAACCCTCGGCAGAGTTGTCCCAGGCAGTGCATGATTCTTATGGGATTAATAGCTTCACCAACAGCATTGACCTGGGTGGATCTTCAAGCCTTAACCTTCTTGTTATTGATGATCGGCGCCGCTATGTAATTAGGGTGTACCGTCCGTACGTTACTGAAGCCAGGCTTGCGGATATCCAGCTGGCCCGCTGGGAGCTGAACGTCCACGGTGTGCCATCATCTGAAGTACTCCCGACACTGGATGGGAGGCAGTGGATCACATTCGAAGGCAGACTCGTGGAGGTTGAGAAATATGTAGAAAGTGATGCCAACATGGATTCATGGGAACACCTTATGATGGGTCTTCCAATACTGGGCCGGGTTCATACCATTCTTCGGGGGATACCATTTAGTACAGAAGGAAGGAACCCGCTCTTCGCAAATCACATTGAGCCTCAGAAAGCTATTGGCATGACAATGCAAGGCACTGAGCGCATACGAGGATGGGGACCGTCAGCGGATTCTCTGAAGCTGGCGGATGCCGCAGAGGAATTGGCGCACTTAGTCTCCGCAGGTGAACGAGAGTTGGTCCCGATGCTTCCTCGGCAGGTGGTGCACGGTGATTACTGGCATAACAACGTGTTCTTTCTGGACGGCCGCGTGGCACTAATCAGTGACTTCGACTTCATGGGCGAGCGTGCCCGCATTGATGATCTCGCTCTTACGCTCTACTATTTTGCTTGTTCCGGAGAACCTGTATCGGAACAACAGCTCGGCAAACTTCGGAATCTTATCGACGCTTACGATCAAGGGTTGGACGAGCGCTTGACGAGCGCGGAACGCTCAGCCCTTCCGCTGGCGATCGCAAGGCAACCATTGTGGTCAATCGGCGGGTGGATCGCCTTGCTGGATGACGAGGAGGCTGCGCGGCGGCACGCGGCGGGAATGCTTGGTGAGGTGGAATGGGCGTTATGCATCGTACGCGAGCTGGATAGATGGCAGAAAGCGTTCACGTAG
- a CDS encoding S-layer homology domain-containing protein has product MNNKQVSAFCSRILGLCMLVLLICPFTVFAETPTGLDIQLVADQTTVSPGGEASLHLLVYNNGTEPLSNVNIDLVLPPGLEISAAGSAEWKAELRQLQWNLKNIPAGGTAAFDFNLRMGADVQVGTPLEIVGAAASDAGLSIKITGVQLKPGTQTDQPFFKGYPDRKFHPESDLTRAEAAAVIARIKNLEVNPGQPVHYSDVPDSHWAHTYIVKVTQEGYMEGSDGKFRPDEPITRAEMVALILRLRGIHPIPLTSFSDLEGSWAKDAVGTAKSLHMVDGQTTTFEPNRFLRRDEAAKLIDIGLSRGPLVDGETKVIQHFPDVDRSNWAFGWIEEASVVAHEGEYQTLGQESLIRYLPEQTEPL; this is encoded by the coding sequence ATGAACAATAAACAGGTGTCGGCCTTTTGTTCCCGCATACTCGGGTTATGTATGCTTGTCTTGCTGATCTGCCCTTTCACGGTATTCGCGGAAACACCAACAGGACTGGACATCCAGCTTGTCGCAGACCAGACGACAGTGAGCCCGGGCGGAGAAGCATCGCTTCATTTGCTCGTTTATAACAACGGCACCGAGCCGCTCTCTAATGTAAACATCGACCTCGTTCTTCCTCCCGGTCTTGAAATCAGCGCGGCGGGGTCGGCGGAATGGAAGGCGGAATTGAGGCAGCTGCAGTGGAATCTAAAGAACATACCAGCGGGCGGCACCGCAGCATTCGATTTCAATCTGCGGATGGGGGCCGATGTACAGGTGGGGACGCCCCTCGAGATCGTCGGAGCGGCTGCTTCGGATGCCGGTTTGTCGATTAAGATTACCGGCGTTCAGCTGAAGCCAGGAACTCAGACAGATCAGCCTTTCTTCAAGGGTTATCCCGACCGCAAATTCCACCCGGAATCGGACCTGACCCGCGCGGAGGCGGCGGCCGTTATAGCCAGAATAAAAAATCTCGAGGTGAATCCCGGTCAGCCGGTACATTACTCGGATGTACCCGACAGCCATTGGGCTCACACGTATATTGTGAAAGTTACGCAGGAAGGCTACATGGAAGGAAGTGACGGCAAATTCCGGCCTGACGAGCCAATAACGCGGGCTGAAATGGTCGCCCTCATACTTCGGCTGCGCGGGATCCATCCCATTCCGCTGACTTCATTCAGCGATCTTGAGGGCAGCTGGGCTAAAGATGCGGTGGGAACAGCCAAATCGCTCCACATGGTGGATGGTCAAACGACCACATTCGAACCGAACCGGTTTCTCCGGCGCGATGAGGCGGCCAAGCTGATCGATATCGGATTGTCGAGAGGTCCACTGGTTGATGGCGAAACGAAGGTCATTCAGCATTTTCCCGACGTCGACCGTTCCAACTGGGCATTCGGCTGGATCGAGGAAGCTTCTGTGGTAGCCCATGAGGGCGAATATCAGACCCTTGGCCAAGAATCATTGATCCGCTACTTGCCTGAGCAGACGGAACCCCTTTAA
- a CDS encoding LysR family transcriptional regulator, with amino-acid sequence MIELLEGRFFKTFVTVLEEKSFSRAAEKLGYVQSTVTTHIQLLEQVCKQKLFHRLSRGVKPTEAGVRLAKFAYQYIHLGHSIEENMNELDHPRGTVSIRMQEAFFLTRVSGFVSEFMKEYSQVKLRIETGFHQDILNQVLDHAVDFGIVPHDPGRHDILFYPLAQEKLIFIAPTALAAEVERKGLGILNEEAVISFGTSCLYTTQANKVLQESGVNASNALELPSLEMIKQTVKLGIGFALIPEVAVKDDLEAGLFKLLPFPEILSVHGLIVHKDRELSYPGKLFKSHLTDYFRNETRGNRTGE; translated from the coding sequence GTGATTGAATTACTGGAAGGGCGTTTTTTTAAAACTTTTGTCACCGTCCTGGAGGAAAAAAGCTTTAGCAGGGCTGCGGAAAAATTAGGGTATGTCCAATCAACGGTAACCACCCATATTCAACTTCTGGAACAAGTTTGTAAGCAAAAGCTGTTTCATCGTTTATCCAGGGGAGTAAAACCTACGGAAGCCGGGGTCAGACTTGCGAAGTTCGCCTATCAATATATTCATTTAGGCCATTCTATCGAGGAAAATATGAATGAGCTCGATCACCCCCGCGGGACCGTGTCCATCCGAATGCAGGAAGCTTTTTTCTTGACGCGCGTATCCGGATTTGTCAGTGAATTTATGAAAGAATATTCTCAAGTGAAATTAAGAATCGAAACGGGATTCCATCAGGATATTTTGAATCAAGTGCTCGATCACGCTGTTGATTTCGGGATTGTGCCTCACGACCCCGGGCGCCACGACATTCTCTTCTATCCTCTGGCCCAGGAGAAGCTGATCTTCATTGCGCCAACCGCGTTGGCGGCGGAAGTTGAAAGGAAAGGTTTGGGGATTTTAAACGAAGAAGCCGTTATCAGCTTCGGAACCAGTTGTTTGTATACCACGCAAGCGAATAAGGTCCTGCAGGAATCCGGAGTAAATGCAAGCAATGCGCTCGAGCTTCCAAGTCTTGAAATGATCAAGCAAACGGTGAAGCTTGGTATCGGCTTTGCCTTAATTCCCGAAGTGGCCGTGAAAGACGACCTTGAGGCTGGTCTATTTAAACTTCTGCCATTTCCGGAGATCCTCTCCGTGCATGGTCTTATTGTCCACAAAGACAGGGAGCTCAGCTATCCGGGAAAATTGTTCAAATCTCACTTAACGGACTATTTTCGCAATGAGACAAGAGGCAATCGAACCGGTGAATGA
- a CDS encoding DJ-1/PfpI family protein gives MNKIQGFRLGIYVFKDAEIIDYAAPYGVFSVARRLDPELEAFLIADAMRPVQTQAGFTVHPNYSFNDMPDMDAFLIPGGFGTRQELNNKRLHQYIRSLPENTLLTSVCTGSWIYGRMGLLDGIPATNRKEPDRLEASNMGKVPIDRLAEIAPACKISRARVVDSGRIITAGGIASGMEMGFHLLRRAGYDETFISDVARVMEYHEAYESYRNDIEYFNRQ, from the coding sequence GTGAATAAGATACAAGGATTCAGATTAGGGATTTATGTGTTCAAGGACGCGGAAATAATTGATTATGCAGCCCCATACGGTGTGTTTTCGGTTGCGAGGAGACTTGATCCGGAGCTGGAAGCTTTTCTCATAGCTGACGCCATGAGGCCGGTTCAGACTCAAGCCGGTTTTACAGTTCACCCGAATTACAGCTTTAATGATATGCCTGATATGGATGCCTTTCTAATCCCCGGCGGATTCGGTACGCGGCAGGAATTGAATAATAAACGACTGCATCAATATATTCGATCGCTCCCCGAAAACACTTTACTTACAAGTGTTTGTACGGGTTCATGGATTTATGGCAGAATGGGTCTCCTCGATGGTATCCCTGCAACCAATCGTAAAGAACCAGATCGCCTGGAGGCTTCCAATATGGGGAAAGTACCTATTGACCGCTTGGCTGAGATCGCTCCTGCTTGTAAAATTAGCAGGGCGAGAGTAGTCGACAGCGGCAGAATTATTACTGCCGGCGGTATTGCATCCGGAATGGAAATGGGGTTTCATCTATTAAGGCGGGCCGGTTATGACGAGACCTTCATCAGCGACGTAGCCCGTGTAATGGAGTACCACGAAGCATATGAAAGCTATAGGAATGATATCGAATATTTTAACCGGCAGTAA
- a CDS encoding YjzC family protein: protein MSQHRTYKTGEIVPFDGEFETVTGRKMKYKNGELFQACPNTGDNVNWKKCDAKG, encoded by the coding sequence ATGAGTCAACACAGAACCTATAAAACAGGGGAAATCGTGCCGTTCGACGGTGAATTTGAAACCGTCACCGGACGGAAAATGAAATATAAAAACGGCGAACTGTTTCAGGCTTGTCCCAATACAGGCGACAACGTTAACTGGAAGAAATGCGACGCCAAGGGGTAA
- a CDS encoding LacI family DNA-binding transcriptional regulator — protein sequence MATIHDVASRAGLSVTTVSRVLNNRGYISEATRKKVFEIMDEIGYQPNEIARSLLRKQSNIIGLIIPNVSHPFFGELADHVEDFAYQSGYKILLCNSQMDPVKEKDYIEMLKRNRVAGIIMGSHTLDVDFYRNLHSPIVTIDRQIDNEIPFIASDNYLGGQLATELLIRSGCRKIAHVCGNLELDLLANKRSDAFADIVEKFGIQHITIQTDMNVFDQLQYKGIIDRLLEEHPDVDGIFATSDIIAAFAVKGCHRAGKRVPEDVRIVGYDDVNAASWMIPEITSVKQPIAEIGRLAVELIRKQIDGEPFTAANVLPVELKERSTS from the coding sequence ATGGCAACAATTCATGATGTGGCGTCGAGAGCGGGCCTTTCGGTAACTACAGTATCCCGTGTACTTAATAACCGAGGCTATATCAGCGAGGCAACGCGGAAGAAAGTGTTCGAGATAATGGATGAAATAGGCTACCAGCCTAACGAGATCGCCCGCTCTCTGCTGCGCAAGCAGTCCAATATCATTGGTTTAATCATTCCCAATGTGTCCCATCCTTTCTTCGGGGAACTTGCGGATCATGTGGAAGATTTCGCTTATCAAAGCGGGTATAAAATATTGCTCTGCAATTCCCAAATGGATCCGGTCAAGGAAAAAGACTATATTGAGATGTTGAAACGAAACCGGGTTGCCGGCATCATCATGGGAAGCCATACGCTGGATGTGGACTTCTACCGTAATCTTCATTCACCGATTGTGACGATCGACCGCCAGATCGATAATGAAATACCCTTTATCGCTTCGGATAATTATCTTGGCGGCCAGCTTGCGACTGAGCTGCTCATCCGGAGCGGCTGCCGGAAAATCGCCCACGTTTGCGGCAATTTGGAGCTGGATCTACTTGCCAATAAACGAAGTGACGCATTTGCAGACATAGTGGAAAAATTCGGTATTCAGCATATAACCATCCAAACGGATATGAATGTATTCGATCAGCTGCAGTACAAGGGCATCATCGATAGGCTGTTGGAAGAGCACCCTGATGTAGACGGCATATTTGCTACGAGTGATATTATTGCCGCCTTTGCCGTGAAAGGATGTCATCGGGCCGGGAAACGGGTGCCGGAAGATGTTCGCATCGTAGGGTACGACGATGTTAATGCCGCTTCATGGATGATTCCGGAGATCACCTCAGTGAAGCAGCCGATTGCAGAAATTGGGAGGCTGGCGGTGGAGCTGATTCGCAAACAAATCGACGGGGAACCGTTTACGGCGGCTAACGTGCTGCCAGTCGAATTGAAAGAAAGGTCGACTTCCTGA